Sequence from the Mycoplasma cottewii genome:
AATTTTATATTCATCATTAATCGAATCAATAAAAGGTTTAATAGCATAGTATTTTTCTTTAGCTATATCAATGTTGTTTTTTAATGAAGTATTTAAAAGAATTAATTGTTCTATTTTTTTACTTTCGTTTTCAAATTCTTTTATAATGTTTTGAATTTTTCCAATATTATTTTCAAAGAATATAAAAACTTTATCTTCAAATTTTAAATAAGAACTTAATCTATCAATATCACTAAATAATTGTTGATATTGATTTGTTGCTGAATCAATTTTTCCATTATATATAAACTGTAATATTTTTTCTTTATGTTCTTTAAAATTATTATTTATATCTTCAAGTTTATGATCTTTATCATTTTTAAAAATTAATTGTTTATTAATTTCTTCTAATTTCTGATATAAAGCACCATTTTTTTCTAATGACATAGCCATTCTGTGAGTTTTATCAATAAACTTAATAAATCTAGAAATTCCTTCAGATAAATTAATGATTTTTCTAAACGCTTCTTCAAACTTACCTATCTTAATATAATAATCACAAATAGTAATTTTTTTATTAATTATTTGTTTATACTCTTCAATAATTGACACGTTAACTTTTAATTCATTTTGTTCTTTTTTTAGATCTACAAAATCAAAAATTTCATTAGCAGTTTCTTGAATAATAATTTTAGTATCTCTTAATAAAAACTCAACTTCAGTTACTTTTTGAGTTTCATAATATATATCTCTAACATTTAATTCTAAGTTTTTAGATACTTCTAAAAGTTTATTTGCTCTATGTAAATTTTTTATAGAAGGAAATCTTTTTGATTTAAAACTTCATTTATTGACACCGAAATATTGACTTACATTTTCAATTAATTCAGGTAGTTGAATTTTATAAATTTCATAGTATTTTACTTTTCATATTTCAATATCTTGTTTTAAATTTTCATTACTAGAATTTTGAACAATAAAATTCATTCTATTTAAACGATTAGGTAGTGGGTGTTTTAAAATTCTTTCAATAATATTTGTTGTTTTAAAAGCTTTACTAATAATATTTTTATAAATTATCAACATAGATAAACTAATAAGTAAACCAAAAAAACCTATTCCAAAAGCAACATATGAAATAAGTTCAATAATTCTATTTGAACTAAAAACAAATATAGGATTTATGATCATTTCCATTGCTTTTGCTCCCTTTTTCTAAATTAAATTATACCAAAATAGACTAGCTATTAAGATAAGTAGAAATAAAGTTATTTCCAGTAATTATTAACTTCGTTCTTAACATACGGTTCTAGTTTTTTTATCAATAACTACAATTAATTTATGAAAGATTATGAAGTATTAATCACACGTTTAGACTTTTTTCAAGTCTTTTTTTTTTTTTTTGCGAGTACAATTTTTATAAAAGTGATTGTATTTTTTTAAGTAAAGAAAGGATAAATAAATATGAAACTATTTAAATGATTTTCTTTATCTGTTATTTTAATAGGAAGTTTTGTTACAGTACCAATTATTACTACTTCTAAAATAGTAAAAAATAATCATGAATCAAATAATCAATCAGATCCACAAGATATTAAACAACAATTAGAAACAAGTATTTCACAAGTAAAAGAAAAGATAAAAACTCTTAAAGAAAAAACAGAATCACTAACTCAACAATATCAATCTAATGAAACTAAAATTAATGAATTTAATCAATCACTTACACAACTTACAACTCAAAGAGATTCATTGAAAGAAACTTTAGATGATTTATTGCTACAAAATACTAATAGGAATCAAGGTTTAATAACATATAAATTAGAACTAGATAGTTTAGAATCTAAACTTGAAAATTTTACTCAAGAACGTGGTAAATTAGTAAAAGAAAACCAAGAAAAAAGAGACCTTATTAATCAATTAAAACAACAAATAAATGGTATAAATAGCGAAATAGGAGATTTAACTTCTGCTATATCTAAACAAGAAGTAACAAATATTAATTTAAACAATAGTAACGGAGATAAAAGGAGAATTGACGCACCTAGAGAATTAGCAAAACTTAATAGAATTAGAACTGAATTATCTGATATTGAACGTCAAGTTAAAAATAAGGAAAAAGAACAAGCTGATTTAGAAAAGAACTTAAAAGAAGTAGAAGACAGGCATAAAAAATTAAAAGAAGAAATAATACCTAATTTAACAACAAGATTTAACAACTTAAAAAGAGATTTTGATCAACAACAAGAAATGAATAAAAATTATGTTACTGTTTTTTCAAAAATGGTAAATGAAGTTTGAGAAAAAACTACTAAAAAAACTATTTGAGCACTTGATGCTTATAGGGATATTCTATCTCGTTTTAACATTGAAACACAAAAAAACTTATCAATTTCAAATTTTAAATTGAGAGAACCAAGTGAATCTAAAGAAAGAGTTAGTGTTGGAAAATTTAAAATAGTAGTTGATGATCTTACAATACAAACAGGAATACAAAATCTTCAAATAATCAATTTAGATTTAGATATAGATTTTATTTACCCTGAAAGTAGACCTCATAAGATAGAAGGTAATAAATTAGTTGAAATAGGTTATAGAAAAAGATTTTTAAAAGATGGAATTGGCAATGCGGGACTTGGAGGCGGAGAAAATTTAATTTCTATATATGACCCATTACCTGATGTAAATGAAGTGCCTGAGTATTTACCTTGGTTTATTCAATCTCTAGATTCTGCATTTCTTAGAAATAAATTCTCTTCTATAAAAAATCTGGAAAAATGAGATGTTTCAAACATAATAGTTATGAACTATACATTTAGACTTGCTACAAAATTTAATCATCCAATTGGTAATTGAAACGTTTCAAATGTGAGATTTATGCGTAGAACTTTTGCAGGTGCACAAGGTTTTAGACGAAATATCTCAAAATGAAATGTTGTAGAACATGTAAAAACTTTTGCTTTTGTAACTATTAAATCAGG
This genomic interval carries:
- a CDS encoding BspA family leucine-rich repeat surface protein translates to MKLFKWFSLSVILIGSFVTVPIITTSKIVKNNHESNNQSDPQDIKQQLETSISQVKEKIKTLKEKTESLTQQYQSNETKINEFNQSLTQLTTQRDSLKETLDDLLLQNTNRNQGLITYKLELDSLESKLENFTQERGKLVKENQEKRDLINQLKQQINGINSEIGDLTSAISKQEVTNINLNNSNGDKRRIDAPRELAKLNRIRTELSDIERQVKNKEKEQADLEKNLKEVEDRHKKLKEEIIPNLTTRFNNLKRDFDQQQEMNKNYVTVFSKMVNEVWEKTTKKTIWALDAYRDILSRFNIETQKNLSISNFKLREPSESKERVSVGKFKIVVDDLTIQTGIQNLQIINLDLDIDFIYPESRPHKIEGNKLVEIGYRKRFLKDGIGNAGLGGGENLISIYDPLPDVNEVPEYLPWFIQSLDSAFLRNKFSSIKNLEKWDVSNIIVMNYTFRLATKFNHPIGNWNVSNVRFMRRTFAGAQGFRRNISKWNVVEHVKTFAFVTIKSGNWNNPYWDNNLPQIVRNRFTSGITPGGFDPFKGEDGSDGGAGLEWIIDKDA